The genomic segment TCTCCATTCATGATGGTACTCCCTTGCTTGATGGTTCTGAATATCGCAGTACCGTTGGGGCTCTCCAATATTGCACGCTTACTCGTCCTGATATCGCCTTTGCTGTCAACAAACTATGTCAATTTATGCATAGTCCTACTGATCTACACTAGCTGGTTGTCAAACGCCTTCTTCGATACTTAAAGGGGACACCTCATTTTGGATTGCATTACTCTCGTTCCTCTGATTTTTCCTTACAATGTTTTACTGATGCGGATTGGGCCTCTTGTCCAGATGACCGGCGAAGTACTAGCGGGTTCTGTATATTTCTGGGCGGTAATCTGGTTTCTTGGTCATCTTCTAAACAAAAAGTTGTCTCTCGTTCTAGTACGGAAGCCGAATATCGGAGCATTGCTAATGGGACTGCCGAATTGACATGGCTTGAATCTATTCTTCATGATTTAGGTGTTGCATCTCCTGCTCCTCCCATCTTATTCTGTGATAATCTCAGTGCAACCTACCTCACGCCCAATCCGATTCTTTACGCTCGAACAAAACATGTTGAGATTGATTTTCATTTCGTGCGTGAACGAGTGGCTGCCAACACTTTAACTGTTCGATTTGTTTCTTCAGACGAGCAGCTGGCTGATTGTCTCACTAAGGCACTTTCTGCACCAAAATTCCACTCTTTGAGGACCAAGCTCAATGTGCTCACTAGCCCCTTGCGCTTGAGGGGGATGTTAAGTGAtgatatatttgtattatattctttgtattgttttcttattGTGACTCACACGTGTATAATCTTTCTTCTTTTAtctgtacatatatatattctttgTACTAATATTCCAAGATTAATACAACAGAATACAATTCACAATCATActattctctcttctctctcttactTTGTTCACTTCTTAGTCACTTGAACAAATAACCGTATGTACAATAATTCCACCATCCATTTACTAGAACTTGAAAAATAAATGTATTATTTGGTAATATTTGAAATgatatgattaatgaaaaaaaaaccaACTAACAAATTATCCCATAGTTTAGAAATAAGGATATACAAGAAAGAAACAAAAGAGGCCGCCCACCAACCCATTTGAATTTGTGTGCTAAGCCAAAATTTAAAGGGTATTAATAAATGGGACCCAAACTCAGAAATTAATGAGAGAGATGTAATTTTCTATTATCTGTTCTGATCGTATGGCTGATAACATAACAATGTGCTTTAAGCATACAAAGAACCTGACAAGGTCTTTGATGCTAACTTCACCCTTTACCTTTCAGACACAAGTGAAAGAGTCAAAGTTTTCTGAGTATTcacatttttaatatattaattaattttgtttgaTTGCAGCGATTTCGGTGAAAATGACATGAAATCACTCCCTCGTAGCCAaaagaaataaattaaaacatTATGGGGGCCGGATTCCATTTTAATCTCATAGGTCTTCTATGATATAAAGTcgatatatatcatatataattatacatattataaaaTGGATCAAATAAAACCAAGGCCTTTTGGTTTCTACCTATATAATCCTCCACTTGATGCAACTTCTTCCTATAAGGTACTTCCAACAATCTAACAttcccaagagagagagagatggagcTCAATGAACATGGTTTCTTAGAAGAGCACTTAGCTTTTAGAAGAGACGCTTGGGAAGCCATTCCAGCAGAAATGAATGAGCTTTTCTCAAGTACTGGATTGGGTTTTGACTACTATTATGATCCAAATCCTTCAACCATTTTCCCAAACAACTCTTCTTGTAGCCAAGAAATAATCTCTCCTCAACTTGAACTAAGCGGCTTCAACAACTATTCCTTCAATGAAGTCTACTGCCCTTCAAGCAACGAGATTTTAGTGCCTCAGTTTACTACGAACTCGTCTTACAACACTGCTACGGCTACTACTCATTTCGATACCCTGAGCTTTTATCCCCATATTCAAGAAGAATTGCTTTTGAAAACACTGGAAAAAGAGGAACTGGGTATTCTTGATGATGAGATTCATAATCTGGAGACTCAAGCTTCTTGTAAAATGGAGCCAGTTCAGTCCCCTGATCATATCCCAGTTTTCAACATGGGTTTGCCTCTgggaaggaaaaacagagctaAGAAGTTGCAGGGTCAACCGTCAAAGAATCTCATGGCTGAGAGAAGACGAAGGAAGAGATTGAATGATCGGCTTTCAATGTTAAGATCAATTGTCCCCAAGATAAGCAAGGTAATAATACTATGACAAAagatttttaagttttttttttttgggtacttTGAGCCATGTCTATCTCTATGTCcatgtatatttttatttacatGAAGGCTAAGAGTTTGTTTGAAATGCTTAATCGACAGATGGACAGGACATCGATTCTTGGGGATACTATAGATTACATGAAAGAGCTTCTCGAAAGAATCAGTAACTTGCAGCAAGAAATAAATGCGAGTTCAAGTCAGTTTAACGAGTTAGCCCTGTTCAAGGACGTGAAACCAAACGAAGTCTTAGTGAGAAACTCACCAaaggtatatatacatatagtttatatatatatatatatatatatatatatcttaatatGCACTGCTAAATAAGACCCTCAAATTGTTTATAAGCTGAACTCTCAAATCATGATTCATGAAATAACTTATTGATATCTTTGTAATTATGTAGTTTGATGTGGAAAGAAGGGATGTAGATACCCGGATTGAGATTTGCTGCGCTGGGAAACCAGGGCTGTTGTTTTCCACAGTGACCTCTTTAGATGCTTTGGGACTTGAGATTCAACAATGTGTTATTAGTTGTTTCAATGATTTTTCAATGCAAGCATCTTGCTCAGAGGTACATTTTATTTATTGCTCACTATAATTAGCGACATAGCTTTTGAAATTGGTCTTTTAGGACAAATTTTGAGTGTTCTTTTTCTCTACTTTTTTTATATGTATTAAAACAATGTGGTGAAAGTAATTAATGTACTGAACTTTTTGTCTCATTTTCTCATGGGAACAGGATTTGGAGATGAGGGCACTAAACAATTCTGAAGATATAAAGCAAGCACTATTCAGAAATGCAGGATATGGAGGGAGATGTATGTAAGAGTATAATAAGATTGACAAATAACAATGAGAAATAAGAACTACTTGTGgtgattacattttttttttcttttagagaTGGGTTTTTCAAATCTCTCTATTTTCAATCAGCTGAGCGATGAATCAAGAATCGCAGCTATTTTCTTATCATTTAAATAAAGTGATTAATTTTTTGTCATCAAGAACCAACGGATATATCGTTCTTTTAATTTGCTTGAATGGGTCATTTTTTCTTCCCTCTTTctacttaaaaaaatatatgagaaaaaaattGTCATCTTACAATAAGCTCCAAAGAAAGTCGAATATCGTTTCACTTAGTAGGCAGTTTTCAATAATAAAAATGTTTGAATATTCTATAAGAGAGAGCGACTAAGTTAGCCAAGTTTGAAGTCAGTCAATCAAAGCTATATGTATGATGTATGGGTAGTTGTTGATCCTTTTGGTTACTAATTTGGTATGATGACAAAATACCAAAAAGAAAGTCTTAGCAGATTCAAATGAAAAGATCAGACCTTGTTCCCCTCAAGTttccattttaaaaaataatttgcaAATAAAAATCAGATTGAAATGGAATCTGTAAGAAGTAAATGGATAACCATAACATAAATCTAATTCTCTTTATTATCCTCCTCATTTTCCATCTAAATCttaataaaattatacatatgAACAGATAATTTTCACATCAGACTAGCAAAAGTATTTTTGGGTTAATGAATTTATACGAAAAgaagggtattttggtatttGCTCAATGTTTAGCGTAATTACTAATTTGTTCATCATCAAGGCAATGATATATCCAAGGCACAGAATTTCAAAGATTATCATTCATAATtcaataataaacaataaatgtggGAAAGTTCATTTTTCTTCTTCGTTTTGTTTTACGCTTCCTTTTTCTCTTGGTCCATAAACACTTTCATTTTCATTCAACATTTGATTCTGTTTAACAATCAGGAGTCAagaaattcattattttttacgTGTAAATTAGacagattttttatttattttttcttcaagaAATGATGGGTAGAATTTAGCATAAAAATGAGAGCTATGTAAATAAAGATCAGTCCAAAGATTTGTATCCACTCTAAAACTCATCATTTAAAATTCTAAAACAGAGATAAATTAACCTTTtagataatttttaatttttttccacTTTAATTTTAAATTGCTATAAATTATGTGTCTACATTTTAATGATTTGCCGTGGTAAAACAGATGCCTCTACCTCATTACCATTTTTTCTTGTTAGATCGCCTCATTATCATTAttatcatttcttttcttttaaataaaatgatTTTCTCACGGTtacatttttcttaaaaaactaaaatatatttatatatgcggCAAATGATAAAGAAAAGTAAAACAAATATTAGAAGAACTTTCTATGTCTTCTCTATTCGAACATTATTCAATTTTCCATAACCTTTCAAATTCATtaaattattgaaattttttcTTGTATGTACACCTATTGATCATAacataattataaatttataaccaataaaaaaatataaatttatccaTTTATATACCTAAGAAGAAATAAAATTAATCACCAAAATTTGACCTTATTAATTTGCTTTAAATttggtaaaatatatatataatattctaatataaatatattttttcaaataatagACAAAATTATAAAAGGACataattacaaaaaatacttTTCGCATCTTCGGAGCTTCATCACCAAGTTTCAGCCAAGATTTGCATGAAGTTTAAATTACGGTTGAATTGAGAAGTTTCATAACTAAAATATCGAGTAATATAAGTGTTGTATTCTAAAATTCGAGTGAAGTGATGTTTTGCTCATGGTGCATATTTTCAGCTTTCCAATATATCGAACATAAGGAATAACAGATTATTTGCCCTGAACACTTGATTAGTGTAGGCTCAATGTTACATAGAACACACATATTGGTAGCCCTAATACTAAGCTCAGATAAGATGTAGGTCAGAGCTGAGACCCGAAGACAGGTATGAAGCTCTCCAAGTCGCTCCCATGACACGACTTTTATATTAGCTCGAGGTGACCGAGCTAAGCAGTGTGTGCGTCTCTAAAGCAATAATAAATGTATCTTGAATATGTGGGATTCTTATCTATTTAACTAGATATTAATTGAATCTTAGGGGATTAGGAAGAATAATGGGAAATCTTTtgtatttaatttataaattacaAAATGGGTAACTACCTCCTATTTTGGTAGAAACCCTACACACCTAAAGCCTTATAAATACATGTGGTTGATTCATTGTATGGGAACAACAATGAGGAACAAACCTTCCCCGTCATTCAAAAGAAGGACTAATGCTGGTGGTAACCAACGAGAGTATGAAGAGAGTTCTTCATTACCTACTCGATCTGAAGGATTGGGTTATGATCCAACCCATTACGTCCCATTGGTCGAACTCAAAAATTGATAACAGAAGGCTTAATTGGCCGAAGTGAATGGAAGGAATGCCAAAATTATGGCTAAATTGCCACCTATGAGCGGACAGAATACCCAGAAGGTGACAATGACCAATCAACAATCTTAGAGCCACAAGAGACCTTGCAGGAATAGAAATAATTCTGCTAGGAACACAACCCATGGGGCTTCAAATGCTACAAATGTGGGTAGGTCGTGTCACGAAAAAATTAGTCTCGAGGCCAAGTGGTCAAAAGCATACCACATCTAGACTCTCGTGATAATAGGCCTCCCCCAATCAAAATTAAGGAGGTCCCAATTAATGTGCAACAGTCGCGAGTTGCGCAAGGTGTAGGATGGGAGAATATCTGAGCTGCACCTTGCCCAATTCACCATCTTTTATCTCTTATCTGGCATCCTTCTCCCTCGAGGGATGTGCCACAAAACCCTAGGGCTAAGATCCCACGTCAGAGTTCTCGTGAAGACTTTGCTTAGGATAAAAGGAGAGGCGGAGAAAGTCTTGTTGTGATTTGTTAAATATAATAGTTAAGTTGTTTACATAATGCAGTGCAAAACACATAACGATTTGACTTAAGTAGAAGTGAaaatgttagtttttttttaagttgtaGGCATCTATGATTGATAGTTTTTTACTCTAAAGTTTTAACGTCCCGAATTttctattaaggctgagtgctaTGGTTACTGTGCTAGGAGGGTATAATCGattttatatgtggaattaatttaatatatgtgtgtttatgcgatataaataatttatatggtAATGTAAATATATAagtatgtttaggtgaattaaatatgcatgtgggaccgtTCTAGTTATTaaaggcatgtttgtaattttggcccgttgagggcataaatgtaaatatgtatgtgttatgagtgacaccccagtgttatggggatatatttgagatatgtggcccgagacgatcctagtgagtggaatAGTGTAATAGTCACAATGGGATCAATACCCAACTTGGGATGAGCCTAGGGGGATTTTAGGAATGTAGTATGTATTCGAGGTTGATcgggtaatgggtaattatttagtgattatttgggtatgtcgggattaattgggaatttatagggctactcGAGGTTTAGCGAGAATATGCTGGCAAAAGATAGTATTGCCTTTGGGCGCGTTAAATGGTAAGTTTTGGACATAGGGGCTTTTTGGTCTTTTGCTAGCTTTTGGTTGGCCTTACGTGAGGCTAGAAGCCTTGAGAACAATcagaaaacaaagaaaataagacactttctctctctcccacgtTTTTCTCTCTCACACTCTCATAGAGGTTTGTAAGATTGGAAGAGAAGGGCACTTAATCTTTGAATTTTGGGGCAAGGATTGCTGGGGAAATTGAAGCTCAGTGGGTGGGAACTTCTAAAATTAAGGGAGAAGCTAGCATCATTCAGAATAgaggttttaccgctaaggctcgggattagggatcgtgctcaggatcgccTGGTGCTGTCAGCTcgagactcaaggtaagaaaattgtttgtgcccatagagctatagtgtgcttagtgttatgtgtattGTTTGTAACTATTACGTCATACATGTGTTTGCGACGGACTGGCAAAGGGCGAAatcggcaaaggccgggaacaaCAAAGGCCGGGAGCAGCAAAggtcgctagggcgagaccctgtAAGGGTGCGGTACTCTCCCGCTCGGttaagaccgtgaacttggtgcttGGTAACGCACCCTGATCAGCATAGGCCGTTATTGTGAATTGTGATAGAAACTTGTAGATTGTCTGTTGTGTCTGATTAGTTATGCATTtccttaaataaattattatatgctgcgaagtgaagttttcttgctggtgCTCTATGGttctctatgttgcaggtaagggcaaggaaaaggtcgaccaaccatgggttggaggcatggagcggtgcgtacatgtttggcctgcttggccgccacggttgGGATAGTTTTGAGAAACGTTGTGTAAATGACCGATTTTTTCGCCTAGGTCGACTATATAAAGAAttatgagttgtaaatatgtcttaaagaacattttgggatcccgtgtaacttttatataattttaataaatgtttaAACCTTTTTACAAAGTTTTATGTAATGAATCTTTATTTCaaattaatcacacttttggggttaaaacatcgattagcgagttaattgcacattctAAAATCAtgtggtaacgactctagggtagtagggaaTTACAACatggtattagagcgtgccaaggtttatggttcctggagattgaccaaacatgtacgatcattgccagagacaagctcgactaaaGGTTTgttggtattaagtgaaatatttatCTAATTGCTTATTTGAATTGCCTTATTTGCTTGTTAATATAGAGAGCATGAACTTTATAGACTTGTATCTTGGTACGCTTATTGTATGTGGCTATTGTGTTATTTGGCCTTGATCGGGGAGTAGTTTCAGATATGATCATCATGCctgataggttaagtcattgactaCAGACAGATTCAGAAACTATGTGTCCAAGGTAGTCAACAGGACCATGCATTATTAATATCGGGGTTGCGGATGATAGTCGAGGCCAGAACCCTCCATTTGCCCCCTAGGATTGGCAGCAAATGTTTGCTGACATGCAAGTAAGATTGcaaaagcaagaggaagagattaggtggttgagacagcggGTTCCATCAGGGATTGCTGCTCCGTATGTTTTGAAAACAATGGCACcaatttcggttcaacctaagggTGAAAACAGAGCTGaataatggatgggcatgattagctccatcttTGACTATATGCGAatggtaggcaatgatagagtagCTTGTGCCACGTAGATGCTATTGGAGGATGCCCGaatgtggtgggaagtggtatcccaaattcagaatgttgttatgatgggttgggaggaattcagacaattGTTCAACGAGAGGTACAACTGTGACGCAGTTCGAATTgcaaagaccaatgagtttatgattTTGGTTCAAGGTAGTAAGACGGTGATAGAGTATGTCAACGAATTTGATGGCTTGACcaaattttcttttgatttggtaccaatggATGTGGCCCGGAAGGAACGATTCATTGTACGAGTGAACCATGGGGTAGCCCACAGAGTTACGATCACTCAATTCAATGAGATGCGAAAAGTTGTGACATGACATATTGTGTTAACACACTATGGTTTGTGTGAGTAAGATTTCAAAAGAGGGAGTGTGTACAAAAGGAGACCATATGTCCCCACTGAACACGAAATTCGATAAtgtctgtaacgtcccaaaaatgctaataaggcttagtgctttgattagtgtgccgcgagggcataattggatatatgtatgaaattaattgattaaatgtgtgtgacaacatggcatacatgatttatatgataatgtgaatatatatgcatttttatgaatattaaatatgcatatgggcccgttCCTGTTAaatagggcatatttgtaattttggcccgttgagggcataaatgtgattatatgtgttaaatgatttagaatacattattatgtggatatatttgtattaTTCAGCTCAAGGCGATCTTGGTGagtggattagcagaatagtcacaacggggtctaataccccgttcgaggtgagcttaggggtattcgGGGAACTtagtgtatatttgggatttaccaAGTAAAGAGTAATTATTTGGGTATTTCAGGATTATTTGGGAATCTATAGGGCtacttgaggtttagtgggaaaatGTTGGCAAAAGAcagtttttcccttggtggtgttagaaaGGCTAAGGCTAAGGACATTTTTGTCTTTTGTGTCAAGGGTTATACTTAGAAAAAATTCAGGAAGTGACTAGAAACCAGTTAACTATTCcccttgttatattatttcatataatataatgttagattaaataatgtgacaaaatgtgatttgtcacaccttgtaacatattattgagagtcacaaaaattagagaCATGTGTgcgcccaaatgtgacatattttgaagttacaaaattagttacaaatttgtaactcccaaatattatccaataatgtgtatattatatgttacacatttgagaatggatttcacaaagccatgatgaaatatggatgttagagacatgtttttaactcccaataggtgtttggaggttacaaaatcatgtgggaaaatttttgggaagttttggaacgttttggaaaaataactttttttgtgctgaaaatggcctgtggccgcagccactgacttTCAATGGcgagtggccgcggccaggggaACAGAagccagtggtcgcggccactgaaaagtcctggccgcggccaATGACGCTGACCGCCTatatgatttttcagttttttccaaattgaacggttctaacataccaaataactcccaaatttccattttaatttcataaacatccaattaaacaatggtaacaaccatgggggttggtggaatttgaaattcaaagggttatctcaaactctataaataagagtttaatgctcacttgtaagacacacaattttccatccacaaagcacttggctagaaaatacaccgcagaggcttgataattctagagagttatttcctagagagattcCTTACTGCTTAGAGAATAGggtgaaataagcttttggacaaaggtttgaACATTGTTccagttggtgatccccactactctacactttggttgtgtgggaGTTTGTTTTTCCATTGATattttcattctgttgttcttcttgtattattagtgtattgagtttgtaatcctctacttctatttctatttacatatttattggtgtcttttattttagggttttagttcttataattctcttccttctcttatttctatttacttgtattttgagcaattgagttctaatatttatttaatgaattaCCTTGCCTATTGAATTTTTTGCATAGTGTTGTATATTGgcttttccatatttccattgagaaataatatatattctctaacaatcaaaagcttatgttCCTTTTTCAATGGAAGGAAAAACCATAGAGATCATATGaagatccaactttgaaaagatggtaagataaggtaatgttcttctttggttttcttagaagatctaatggttttcatatagtgatagaaatgagaagaagaaaattttataaatgaggttcattgttttctaatctcctttgtttttcaaatatagtggttagattagaagataatttaatatcaTGAGTTTTTATTATATGTGAtcaatgtgtaaataatctagtagattattggatAATATGCTAGCATAtcatagaattgtcttattttgtgttaatgagaaattattaCAATGATAactatatgagttttatatgacatgtataaatatattgattttgtgaatcaatagaaatatgAAATCAtgtgtgtatgatatttgtaattcatgttttcatattaataaagagccatattagtatgatattagtcatgtatgttgacaactatgtgaaattataatcatgcaaacatttgtgagatgttaataggttttatcctatattattgttagaatgtattttgtgaataaaaagaataatttgagaaattaaaattctcaattaaagtgttgagcatctcaattatgagataagaaaagatgaacctaagggggttacatcatttgataagtgtcttgccattgcaagaaaaa from the Humulus lupulus chromosome X, drHumLupu1.1, whole genome shotgun sequence genome contains:
- the LOC133804277 gene encoding transcription factor bHLH93-like: MELNEHGFLEEHLAFRRDAWEAIPAEMNELFSSTGLGFDYYYDPNPSTIFPNNSSCSQEIISPQLELSGFNNYSFNEVYCPSSNEILVPQFTTNSSYNTATATTHFDTLSFYPHIQEELLLKTLEKEELGILDDEIHNLETQASCKMEPVQSPDHIPVFNMGLPLGRKNRAKKLQGQPSKNLMAERRRRKRLNDRLSMLRSIVPKISKMDRTSILGDTIDYMKELLERISNLQQEINASSSQFNELALFKDVKPNEVLVRNSPKFDVERRDVDTRIEICCAGKPGLLFSTVTSLDALGLEIQQCVISCFNDFSMQASCSEDLEMRALNNSEDIKQALFRNAGYGGRCM